The following nucleotide sequence is from Bradyrhizobium roseum.
GCGCGCATGACATCTGCCAGGAGTTGCAGGCCGCGGGCGCCGACGTCACCATGGTGCAGCGCAGCCCGACCATGGTCGTCAATGTCGAGCCGGCGCAGCTTTACGACAAGGCCTATCTCGGCGACGGTCCGTCCATCGCGTCCCGTGACATCCTCAATTCGGGCGTGCCGCTGCCGGTGATGAAGCTGGCGCACAAGCTGGTCACCGACGAGGTAAAGCGTCTCGACGCGCCGTTGTTGACGCGGCTGGAGGCGGCCGGCTTCCGGCTCGAATATGGCGAGGATGGCACCGGATGGCCGCTGAAGTTTCGTACCCGCGGCGGCGGCTATTACTTCAACGTCGGCGCCTCCGAGCTGATCGCCGACGGCAAGATCAAGCTGATCCAGGCCGCCGACATCGAAGCCTATGTGGCCGATGGTTTGAAGCTGCGCGACGGTACCGTGCGCAAGGCCGATCTCCTCGTGCTCGCCACCGGCTACAAGGGGCCAGATCACTTGCTCACGCAATTGTTTGGCGCGGAGGTAGCAACGCGTGTCGGCCGCGTCTGGGGCTTTGACGACGCCACGTCGGAACTGCGCAACATGTGGACGCGCACCCCGCAACCGGGCCTGTGGTTCGTCGGTGGCGCGTTTTCCCAAGCCCGGATCTACAGCCGCTACGTCGCGCTGCAGATCGACGCGATCGAAGCGGGAAGGTTGGCGAAGGCGGGATGAGGGTGTCTTTCCGCAGCTACAATCCTTTGCCCATCTCGCTGCCGCTTCGCGTCCGCGATTCACCTGCTCGCACAACCAGCGCAATCAGGGCTTGGTCACCCGCCCCGCCGCTCGCACCTCATTTGCAAAGCGGTGCCAGATCTCCGGCCGCCAGCTTCCATTGGCGGCGCCGGAGGTCGAAGGCAGTATCCACACCCTGGTGTCGCCGATCGCCTCCACCTGCTGGCCATAGTCCCGCTTGCCGTCGAAGAATTTCTGGCCGGCGGTCTTGCTGGTGAAGGCGAGGAATGTTGGACGGAATGTCGCGATCGCCGTACTCAGCCGGGCGCGATCCGCTGCGGTCAGTTTGGGAAGTGTGTCGCGATCCATCCCGGCGCCCGCTTTCACCAGATCGGTCAAGCCGATGCCATGCTGCAGCAGGTCGCGATACTGATGCGGCTGCAGCCGTTCCGGTGTCAGCTTCGTCTCGTGCAAAATCTTCCAGAACTTGTTTTGCGGGTGCGCGTAGTAGGCCCGCTCGGCAGCGGATGTCGTTCCGGCAGCGGTCCCGCACAACACAAGGCGCAGCGAATGTTGCAGCAGGTCGCTCAGCACGTCGGTCACGGCGTGACAATCCTACTGGCTCATCCAGACAATCCGTGCGATCCAGGCGACCTCGTCGGCGTTAACGACGCGGTCGGCCTGGGTCGGATTCAGCGAAGCCAGTTCCAGCGTCTTTGTCGTTCGGCGCTTCAATTCCTTGACCATCACCTCGCCGTCCGACGTCTTGAGCACCACGCGGTCGCCGCGTCGGATCGGCGTTCCTGGCGACACCACGATGATGTCGCCGTCACGATAGACCGGCTTCATCGCGTCGCCCGAGATCTCCAGCGCATAGACGTGCTCGTCGGAGGCCTGCGGCAGCGTCACCTCGCCCCAGCCGCGGCCCGCCGGAAAGCCGCTGGCGTCGAAATGGCCGCCACTGCCGGCCTGCGCGAGCGCGAGCAGCGGAACCGATTGCAGGCCGCGCGCGCCGTCGCCGATCAACTGTACAAAAATTTCGATCGAGGAATTGGTCGCCGCCAGGGCCTTGGACACCGATTCGGTGGAAGGCCAGCGCTCGCGGCCGTCGGCGGTGATGCGCTTCGACTTGTTGAAGGTGGTGGGGTCGAGGCCTGAGCGTTTGGCGAGGCCGGATGGCGACATTCCGGCGCGTTCGGCCAGCCGGTCGAGCGCGCTCCAGACCTGGGCGTGGGTCAGAATGCGCTGAGCCTTGGGGTGCCTGGCCATATAAAATCCGGGAATCGCCTAGGAATTATTGCCTCATTCCGCTCCGCGGCGCAAATCTTCCCCCACGCCTGATGCGGCAGCGCTTGAGTTGCCGGGCTGCCGCCTTTACGGTCGACCGCCACCCGGCCATTTTCCGGGAAATCCCATCCGTCTCAACGACAAGCCCGGAAAGCCGTGCGCACCATCTATAAAATCACTCCCGCCTCGGCCTGGCGCGAGGCCGAACGGCAAGGTGTCTACCGGGGCAGCAGCGACGAT
It contains:
- a CDS encoding mismatch-specific DNA-glycosylase; this translates as MTDVLSDLLQHSLRLVLCGTAAGTTSAAERAYYAHPQNKFWKILHETKLTPERLQPHQYRDLLQHGIGLTDLVKAGAGMDRDTLPKLTAADRARLSTAIATFRPTFLAFTSKTAGQKFFDGKRDYGQQVEAIGDTRVWILPSTSGAANGSWRPEIWHRFANEVRAAGRVTKP
- a CDS encoding S24 family peptidase, whose translation is MARHPKAQRILTHAQVWSALDRLAERAGMSPSGLAKRSGLDPTTFNKSKRITADGRERWPSTESVSKALAATNSSIEIFVQLIGDGARGLQSVPLLALAQAGSGGHFDASGFPAGRGWGEVTLPQASDEHVYALEISGDAMKPVYRDGDIIVVSPGTPIRRGDRVVLKTSDGEVMVKELKRRTTKTLELASLNPTQADRVVNADEVAWIARIVWMSQ